A single window of Eucalyptus grandis isolate ANBG69807.140 chromosome 1, ASM1654582v1, whole genome shotgun sequence DNA harbors:
- the LOC104448308 gene encoding heavy metal-associated isoprenylated plant protein 39, whose product MQKAVLRVEWGNEKERKRAMEIVSAYEGIQSVAVDMDTKKVTVIGNMDPVQVAERLRKRFGTVIEYVGPKETPKPTTEEPNTDTNVNSPDSLYSDHVAYPYNQPYPYPYPYPYPSPSYYYPPPWYY is encoded by the exons ATGCAG AAAGCTGTTCTGAGGGTGGAATGGGGCaacgaaaaagaaaggaagagggcCATGGAGATAGTCTCTGCATATGAAG GGATACAATCGGTGGCCGTGGACATGGACACCAAGAAGGTGACGGTGATTGGGAACATGGACCCGGTACAGGTAGCTGAACGCTTGAGGAAGCGATTTGGCACGGTCATCGAGTACGTGGGACCGAAAGAGACTCCGAAGCCCACAACTGAAGAGCCCAACACCGACACCAACGTCAACAGCCCAGACAGTCTTTACTCGGACCATGTAGCTTACCCCTATAACCAACCATACCCATATCCATACCCATACCCATACCCATCTCCATCTTACTATTATCCGCCGCCATGGTATTATTAA
- the LOC104448319 gene encoding annexin A7 produces the protein MQKVIIQVDWSSEKKKKKAIKLVSQNEDVKSFSVDDEKKQLTFDGDMDAVSLVKKMRKEFPMTQIVNLKSETPVSTTTEAPRQEPHPPYGHPYYPNPHNGYPPYGGYNGYPPYGGYPPYGGYNGYYPSQ, from the exons ATGCAG AAAGTTATTATCCAGGTGGATTGGTCCAgcgagaagaaaaagaagaaggccaTCAAGCTGGTCTCCCAAAATGAAG ATGTAAAATCATTTTCAGTGGACGACGAGAAGAAGCAACTAACATTCGATGGGGACATGGATGCCGTATCGCTCGTCAAAAAGATGAGAAAGGAATTCCCGATGACGCAAATTGTTAACCTGAAAAGCGAGACCCCTGTCTCAACAACGACCGAGGCACCACGGCAGGAGCCTCATCCACCCTATGGACACCCATATTACCCCAATCCTCACAATGGCTATCCCCCGTACGGGGGTTACAATGGCTATCCACCGTATGGGGGCTATCCACCGTATGGGGGTTACAATGGTTACTATCCTTCTCAGTAG
- the LOC104448330 gene encoding heavy metal-associated isoprenylated plant protein 41 has product MQRVIIQVDWDSEKSKKKAIKMVSKNQDVESFSVNDEKKQLTLEGEMDPVPLVKKMRKEFPTQIIAMTQISVEAQPQQPRSSPETPYHPNPQPPAPPYWGHDGYHYPQFHPTYGQPQYPGLPNWGQPSAPPLYGGHNIHHPFQ; this is encoded by the exons ATGCAG AGAGTTATCATCCAAGTGGATTGGGACAGCgagaagagcaagaagaaggcCATCAAGATGGTCTCCAAAAACCAAG ACGTAGAATCATTTTCCGTGAACGACGAGAAGAAGCAGCTAACGCTGGAAGGGGAGATGGATCCCGTACCACTTGtgaaaaagatgagaaaggAATTTCCGACGCAGATTATCGCCATGACCCAGATCTCAGTTGAGGCACAACCACAACAGCCTCGTTCATCCCCCGAAACCCCATATCACCCCAATCCTCAGCCGCCCGCGCCACCGTACTGGGGCCATGATGGTTACCATTATCCTCAGTTTCATCCAACCTATGGACAGCCGCAGTACCCGGGTCTTCCCAATTGGGGGCAGCCGTCCGCGCCGCCGCTGTACGGGGGTCACAATATTCACCATCCTTTTCAGTAG
- the LOC104429625 gene encoding probable serine/threonine-protein kinase DDB_G0282963 — translation MQTVIIKVDWSSEKHKKKAIEIVSKNEEVQSFNVDDENKQLTVNGSMDTVALMKNMRKKFPTADIVYMESEASRMLEASQRERNPRNHNNPNNGYYPDPYNNTNRGYHLDPYNNLNHGYHHDSYNNLNHGYHVAPYNNHNYGFGPSQAYGYPHDHNPYNWGPSAPLFPGYHG, via the exons ATGCAG ACGGTTATTATTAAGGTTGATTGGTCCAGCGAGAAGCACAAGAAGAAGGCCATCGAGATAGTCTCCAAAAATGAAG AAGTACAATCATTCAATGTGGACGACGAGAACAAGCAGCTTACAGTGAATGGGAGCATGGATACCGTAGCGctcatgaaaaatatgagaaagaaaTTCCCGACAGCAGATATTGTCTACATGGAGAGTGAGGCCTCAAGGATGCTTGAGGCCTCACAAAGGGAGCGTAACCCCCGTAACCATAACAATCCTAACAACGGCTACTACCCTGATCCCTATAATAATACAAATCGTGGCTATCACCTTGATCCCTATAATAATTTGAACCACGGCTATCACCATGATTCCTATAATAATTTGAACCATGGCTACCATGTCGCTCCCtataataatcataactatgGTTTCGGCCCTTCTCAAGCCTACGGATACCCACATGACCACAATCCTTACAATTGGGGGCCGTCCGCACCGCTGTTCCCGGGTTACCATGGTTAA